A section of the Lepidochelys kempii isolate rLepKem1 chromosome 4, rLepKem1.hap2, whole genome shotgun sequence genome encodes:
- the LOC140909933 gene encoding 16 kDa beta-galactoside-binding lectin-like — MECRLVATHLNVQAGECIKVKGKILPEAKGFAVNVGKDRSNLVLHFNPRFDSHGDVNVIVCNSMEDGMWGTEERETDFPFQQGDKTEICISFDTADLMVKLAGDKEIAFPNRLGLQNIEYLSVEGDFAIRAIKFS, encoded by the exons AGACTGGTTGCTACTCACTTGAACGTCCAGGCTGGAGAGTGCATCAAAGTGAAGGGGAAGATCTTGCCGGAAGCCAAGGG GTTTGCTGTGAATGTGGGGAAGGACCGCAGCAACCTGGTGCTGCACTTCAACCCACGCTTCGACAGCCACGGGGATGTGAACGTCATTGTGTGCAACTCCATGGAGGATGGGATGTGGGGGACAGAGGAGAGGGAGACTGACTTTCCCTTCCAGCAGGGTGACAAGACTGAG ATCTGTATCTCCTTTGACACAGCAGACCTGATGGTGAAACTGGCTGGTGACAAGGAGATCGCGTTCCCCAATCGGCTGGGCCTGCAGAACATTGAGTACCTGTCTGTGGAAGGTGACTTTGCCATCAGAGCCATTAAGTTTAGCTAA